From a region of the Fervidicoccaceae archaeon genome:
- a CDS encoding cob(I)yrinic acid a,c-diamide adenosyltransferase, with protein sequence MKFYTKKGDSGKTFCLKYLEFIPKSHPFIEFMGSLDEAEAALGLASSIIPNELQSLREKLNWIQALLFRIGFTVSGKKCISQDDLKKLEEIADSYSSYVGNQFVLNGGHPAAAAVSLARTLVRRAERRLVELIERKEPIGEEQLVLSLMNRISSSLYAIQLAINGITGEKADIVKCES encoded by the coding sequence ATGAAATTCTACACAAAAAAGGGAGATAGCGGGAAGACATTCTGTTTGAAGTATCTGGAATTCATACCAAAGAGCCATCCATTTATCGAGTTCATGGGAAGCTTGGATGAGGCCGAAGCAGCTCTTGGGCTGGCCAGCAGCATTATTCCAAATGAGCTTCAATCTCTGAGAGAAAAGCTCAACTGGATTCAAGCCTTGCTGTTCAGAATAGGATTCACAGTTTCAGGAAAAAAATGCATTTCGCAAGACGATCTCAAAAAACTTGAGGAGATCGCCGACTCTTATTCTAGCTATGTTGGAAATCAATTTGTCTTAAACGGCGGGCATCCAGCAGCAGCTGCTGTAAGCTTAGCCAGAACTCTTGTCAGGAGAGCGGAGAGAAGGCTTGTTGAATTAATAGAGAGAAAAGAACCGATTGGAGAGGAGCAGCTTGTCCTTTCCCTAATGAACAGGATAAGCAGCTCACTTTATGCTATTCAGCTGGCTATAAATGGAATAACTGGAGAGAAGGCTGATATAGTAAAATGCGAAAGTTGA
- a CDS encoding APC family permease, whose translation MSRKITYIEAVMMGIGGMFGLAIFVFPGTVAKMIGSWEVLTWPVAGLLMIPVGLIYSELSSAFKVNGGPAVYTRLVFGDSFISKLLSFLTLMGFFVGWTIAIVIGAIAAPMYLSFSFPMLENFYAILPPIMVIAILLISISGYRRASRVNYALTAALLVVTIFYISTISSRGELSNIIPSNSLNISSFFSSIGIVIGAYGAWVGIPSLYKEIRDPERVVPKATAVSIIATAIVYTALVISLHAVVPYSYFLTNPKAQTSPFSFALEILGSNQGIKVIFSMAVFLAIATTMLIGVLSLSASINSGSEQGVIPISISKYDKKLGDKHIISTLIAAIPSVVLSMVPQYFFQLMVIGLVIGTDLPYLINVSSYLYYKYKGMDKIADYKLKHGVFLGLLSFVIIGISALNLSMLELFWSGVTVAILCALFVLREFLSKREKA comes from the coding sequence TTGAGCAGGAAAATAACATACATTGAAGCTGTAATGATGGGCATAGGAGGAATGTTCGGACTGGCAATATTTGTTTTTCCAGGTACAGTAGCAAAGATGATAGGCAGCTGGGAGGTTTTGACTTGGCCAGTTGCAGGCTTGCTCATGATACCTGTGGGACTCATTTATTCAGAACTATCCAGCGCTTTCAAAGTTAATGGAGGTCCAGCAGTATATACAAGGTTAGTATTTGGAGATAGCTTCATATCCAAATTGCTTTCATTCTTAACTTTGATGGGCTTCTTTGTTGGTTGGACAATAGCTATAGTCATAGGAGCGATAGCAGCTCCGATGTATTTATCATTTTCCTTTCCAATGCTGGAGAATTTTTATGCAATCCTTCCACCGATCATGGTAATAGCAATTTTGCTGATTTCAATTTCTGGTTATAGAAGGGCTTCCAGAGTGAACTATGCTCTTACAGCAGCGCTGCTAGTTGTAACCATTTTTTACATCTCAACAATATCCTCTAGAGGAGAATTATCCAACATTATTCCAAGCAATAGCTTGAATATTTCTAGCTTCTTCTCATCCATAGGAATAGTTATTGGTGCATACGGCGCCTGGGTCGGGATACCATCCCTGTACAAGGAGATAAGGGATCCTGAAAGGGTCGTTCCAAAAGCTACAGCAGTCTCAATTATAGCTACAGCAATCGTATATACAGCTCTTGTTATTTCGCTGCATGCCGTTGTTCCATATAGTTATTTTCTCACAAATCCTAAAGCGCAAACATCTCCCTTTTCTTTTGCCTTGGAAATCCTGGGGAGCAATCAAGGCATTAAGGTAATCTTCTCGATGGCAGTATTCCTTGCAATTGCAACTACGATGTTGATAGGAGTTCTTAGCCTGAGTGCCTCTATAAATTCAGGGTCTGAGCAAGGTGTAATACCAATTTCAATTTCAAAATATGATAAAAAGCTCGGAGACAAGCATATCATTTCAACATTGATAGCAGCAATTCCATCTGTAGTTCTATCAATGGTGCCTCAATACTTCTTCCAGCTCATGGTTATAGGCCTTGTAATTGGGACCGATCTACCTTACTTAATAAATGTTTCATCCTACTTGTACTACAAATATAAGGGAATGGACAAAATTGCTGACTACAAACTTAAGCATGGCGTATTTTTGGGACTACTATCTTTTGTAATAATAGGAATATCTGCCCTGAACTTGTCAATGCTTGAACTTTTCTGGAGTGGAGTGACTGTAGCCATTCTCTGCGCACTCTTCGTTTTGAGAGAATTTTTGAGTAAGAGAGAAAAGGCATAA
- a CDS encoding BtpA/SgcQ family protein: MRGFFPRIIGVIHLPRLPSITYPVKNSVGDIAAFAVEEARILEELGYDGAIIENFGDTPYLKRVSDPLTLSAFSVIAREVRKSVSIQVGINVLRNSGREAYSIAVATGSDFVRVNALSETIISDSGIIEAESTAMRDVRLNYPGVKVFADILVKHAGSLYYLSLKEMEAKIGGKEEGFMESILMDTVERGGADAIIVTGMRTGEPPVEEELKMIKRISPVPVYVGSGATKQNIARLLEHADGVIVGTSIKIGKKAGNRIDRKEAEEFIKAARGKI, translated from the coding sequence ATGAGAGGTTTTTTCCCCAGGATTATAGGAGTCATACATCTTCCCAGACTACCATCCATAACATATCCCGTAAAAAATAGTGTTGGTGACATAGCAGCATTTGCTGTGGAGGAGGCCAGAATTCTGGAAGAGCTTGGATATGATGGGGCAATCATCGAGAACTTTGGGGATACTCCATACTTGAAAAGAGTGAGCGATCCCCTTACCCTATCAGCTTTTTCAGTAATAGCCAGAGAAGTGAGGAAGTCTGTCAGTATTCAGGTGGGAATAAACGTTCTTAGAAACTCTGGAAGAGAGGCCTACTCAATAGCAGTAGCCACTGGTTCTGACTTTGTGCGAGTGAACGCTCTTTCTGAGACGATCATATCAGATTCAGGCATTATAGAGGCTGAATCAACAGCGATGCGGGATGTAAGGCTAAACTATCCAGGTGTGAAAGTATTTGCTGATATATTGGTTAAGCATGCTGGCAGCTTATATTATCTTTCTCTCAAAGAGATGGAAGCTAAGATTGGAGGAAAGGAAGAAGGATTTATGGAGAGCATCTTGATGGATACTGTAGAAAGAGGTGGTGCTGACGCCATCATTGTTACGGGTATGAGAACTGGGGAACCTCCGGTTGAGGAGGAGCTAAAAATGATAAAGAGAATTTCGCCCGTTCCTGTATATGTGGGAAGCGGTGCAACAAAACAAAACATAGCTAGGTTACTTGAGCATGCAGATGGGGTAATCGTGGGAACCTCGATTAAGATTGGAAAAAAAGCAGGAAATAGAATTGATAGGAAAGAGGCTGAAGAATTCATTAAGGCTGCCAGGGGGAAAATTTAA
- a CDS encoding carbohydrate kinase family protein, with protein sequence MKVAVIGHALVDHEYVVDRIAETDDEYRIIENFSSPGGSALNTSVGLKELGNLPVLIANVGRDRRGLFLRSFIKKRNLEMSGLRIREGRTGFCIVIRDTFGGVRIFSKLGVSEPIYFDEKMEKALRGVEGIHIASLSIGNIGELLNFLTAIDLGERITWDIGRVVSKSPEESIVEIAKRMSVIFISEREAMNIAPELSPRDTASRLSSYIEGLLVLKKSDGGEVYSGGRKIAAIKLKKKFQAIDTLGAGDAFASSFLTSYFSGESAEDSLGKAIIYAGLKVGRKGGSNMPSAKELYEEWADRSERYLEHEDS encoded by the coding sequence ATGAAGGTGGCAGTCATAGGACATGCCCTGGTTGATCATGAATATGTTGTTGATAGGATAGCTGAAACGGACGATGAGTACAGGATAATTGAGAACTTCTCATCCCCAGGCGGCTCAGCCCTGAATACATCCGTTGGACTGAAGGAATTAGGAAATCTTCCTGTACTTATTGCTAATGTTGGGAGAGATAGGAGGGGGCTTTTTCTCAGAAGCTTCATTAAGAAAAGAAATCTTGAAATGAGTGGTTTAAGAATCAGAGAAGGCAGAACAGGTTTCTGCATAGTTATAAGAGATACTTTTGGAGGAGTCAGAATCTTCAGTAAATTGGGGGTCTCGGAGCCTATTTACTTCGATGAGAAAATGGAAAAAGCTCTAAGAGGTGTTGAGGGAATTCATATTGCTTCCCTGAGTATTGGAAATATAGGTGAGCTCCTTAATTTTCTCACAGCAATTGATTTAGGAGAAAGGATAACGTGGGATATTGGTAGAGTTGTTTCAAAAAGCCCTGAAGAGAGTATTGTAGAGATTGCTAAGAGAATGTCAGTCATATTCATAAGCGAAAGGGAAGCAATGAATATTGCACCTGAACTTTCACCACGGGATACTGCCTCTAGACTGTCTTCATATATAGAGGGATTGCTTGTATTGAAGAAAAGCGATGGTGGAGAAGTTTATAGCGGAGGAAGAAAAATTGCTGCTATTAAATTGAAGAAAAAATTTCAAGCTATAGATACACTTGGAGCTGGAGATGCATTTGCTTCCTCTTTTTTGACCAGTTACTTTTCTGGAGAAAGCGCGGAGGACTCATTAGGAAAGGCCATCATATATGCTGGCTTGAAGGTAGGGAGAAAGGGAGGAAGTAATATGCCATCAGCAAAGGAGCTATATGAGGAATGGGCTGACAGAAGTGAAAGATATCTCGAACATGAAGATTCATGA